In Romboutsia lituseburensis, a genomic segment contains:
- a CDS encoding exonuclease domain-containing protein — protein sequence MEYIVFDLEFNQGFDKTLNKTVSNERCPFEIIQIGAIKLDSNFNIIDTFNSYVRPEIYKNIHPFVGKMTGITLKNVVDAPSFAKVYKDFKKFISGKNPILCVWGTGDLKELYRNITYYELPSKSLPKSYINIQHYASNYFENPAGKSIGLQNAIQILGLNQDKSYHDALNDAYYTAQVFMRIQNPSIVPDVYIYTTVKPSTVERSSKKVINYDKLFQEFRKILNRDLSKEEEKIIDLAYKMGKTNQFLVTPAKYKKR from the coding sequence ATGGAATATATAGTTTTCGATTTAGAATTCAACCAAGGATTCGATAAAACTCTTAATAAAACAGTGTCTAATGAGAGATGTCCTTTTGAAATAATTCAAATAGGAGCAATAAAATTAGATAGTAATTTTAATATAATTGATACCTTTAATAGTTATGTAAGACCAGAAATATATAAAAATATACATCCTTTTGTTGGTAAAATGACAGGTATCACCTTAAAAAACGTTGTAGATGCTCCTTCTTTCGCTAAAGTTTATAAAGATTTCAAAAAATTTATATCTGGTAAAAATCCTATATTGTGCGTATGGGGTACTGGAGACTTAAAGGAATTATATAGAAATATAACTTATTATGAATTACCCTCAAAATCTCTGCCTAAATCATATATAAATATACAACATTATGCATCTAATTACTTTGAAAATCCAGCAGGTAAAAGTATTGGTCTTCAAAATGCGATCCAAATATTAGGTCTAAATCAAGATAAATCATATCATGATGCCTTAAATGATGCATATTATACTGCTCAGGTATTTATGAGAATCCAAAATCCAAGTATTGTACCAGATGTTTATATTTATACAACGGTAAAGCCCTCAACTGTTGAAAGAAGTTCTAAAAAAGTAATTAATTATGATAAATTATTTCAAGAATTTAGAAAAATCTTAAATAGAGATTTAAGCAAAGAAGAGGAAAAAATTATTGATCTTGCATATAAGATGGGAAAAACTAATCAATTTTTAGTTACCCCCGCAAAATATAAAAAAAGATAG
- a CDS encoding exodeoxyribonuclease III, which produces MKFISWNVNGIRACVTKGFLDYFKEVDADIFCLQEIKLQEGQIDLELEGYYQYWNYAQKKGYSGTAIFTKKKPLSVSYGINIEEHDTEGRVITLEFEDFYFITVYTPNSQSELKRLDYRMKWEDDFKSYLKDLEKNKSVVVCGDLNVAHQEIDLKNPKTNRKNAGFTDKERNKFTQLMNEGFIDTYRYFNPDKEGVYSWWSYRFNARKNNSGWRIDYFIVSESMKDRLVSADIHCNILGSDHCPVELVIK; this is translated from the coding sequence ATGAAATTTATATCTTGGAATGTCAATGGAATAAGAGCGTGTGTTACAAAGGGATTTTTAGACTACTTCAAAGAAGTAGATGCAGATATATTTTGTTTACAAGAAATAAAGCTTCAAGAGGGTCAGATAGATTTAGAATTAGAAGGATATTATCAGTATTGGAATTATGCACAAAAAAAAGGATATTCAGGAACTGCTATTTTCACAAAGAAAAAGCCTTTAAGCGTATCATATGGAATAAATATTGAAGAACATGATACAGAAGGTAGAGTAATAACATTAGAATTTGAAGATTTTTACTTTATAACTGTTTATACTCCAAACTCTCAAAGTGAGCTGAAGAGACTAGATTATAGAATGAAATGGGAAGATGATTTTAAATCATATCTAAAAGATTTAGAGAAAAATAAATCAGTAGTAGTATGCGGAGATTTAAACGTTGCTCATCAAGAAATAGATTTAAAAAATCCAAAAACAAATAGAAAAAATGCTGGTTTTACAGATAAAGAAAGAAATAAATTTACACAACTTATGAATGAAGGATTTATAGATACTTATAGATATTTTAATCCAGATAAAGAAGGTGTATATTCTTGGTGGTCATATAGGTTTAATGCAAGAAAAAATAACTCTGGATGGAGAATTGATTATTTTATAGTATCTGAAAGTATGAAAGATAGACTAGTAAGTGCAGATATACATTGTAATATATTAGGATCTGATCATTGTCCAGTAGAACTTGTTATAAAATAA
- the galT gene encoding galactose-1-phosphate uridylyltransferase, whose protein sequence is MQELRIDEINNDLVIVANNRSKRPMDKIKSQLEEEIQVEYDSYCPFCRGNESHATIERYKIEDSSGWITRSVDNKFPIVDELSDEIYGVHEVIIDTYRHNGTFYNMSELEFQNLFKTYKNRYQNLIENKNVQYVNIFKNFLRKSGASLAHPHSQIISLSIVPPEINKEEEVASQYFIENKTYLYDDIIKREIKYKKRVINDNKYFLTIVPYASKYSGEVRVIFKENIKFEQMSDNYIKILSKVFKKLFENLYKINGYNPFNLCIHTHSKELENSEEFNVHMHIIPRKYSFGGFELGTGMYVSSTNPEELANKLRFELN, encoded by the coding sequence ATGCAAGAATTAAGAATAGATGAAATAAACAATGATCTAGTCATAGTTGCAAACAATAGATCAAAAAGGCCTATGGATAAAATTAAAAGCCAATTAGAAGAAGAAATACAAGTTGAGTATGATTCATACTGCCCTTTTTGTAGAGGTAATGAAAGCCATGCAACTATAGAACGATATAAAATCGAAGATAGCAGCGGATGGATAACTAGATCTGTAGATAATAAGTTTCCTATAGTAGATGAACTATCAGACGAGATATATGGAGTTCATGAGGTTATAATAGATACATATAGACATAATGGAACATTTTATAATATGAGTGAATTGGAATTTCAAAATTTATTTAAAACATATAAAAATAGATATCAAAATCTTATTGAAAATAAAAATGTTCAATATGTAAATATATTTAAAAATTTTTTGAGAAAATCTGGAGCATCACTAGCGCATCCACATTCTCAAATTATATCATTATCTATAGTACCTCCAGAGATAAATAAAGAAGAAGAGGTAGCTAGTCAATATTTTATAGAAAATAAAACGTATTTATATGATGATATTATAAAAAGAGAGATAAAATATAAAAAGAGGGTCATTAATGATAATAAATATTTTTTAACGATAGTTCCTTATGCTAGTAAATATAGTGGAGAGGTAAGAGTTATTTTTAAAGAGAATATAAAATTTGAACAAATGAGTGATAATTATATAAAAATATTATCAAAGGTGTTTAAAAAATTATTTGAAAATTTATATAAAATAAATGGATATAACCCTTTTAATTTATGCATCCATACGCACTCTAAAGAATTAGAAAATAGCGAGGAATTTAATGTCCACATGCATATAATTCCTAGAAAATATAGCTTTGGAGGATTTGAATTAGGCACAGGTATGTATGTTTCATCAACTAACCCAGAAGAATTAGCAAATAAATTAAGATTTGAATTAAATTAG
- a CDS encoding pyridoxal phosphate-dependent aminotransferase, whose translation MKYSKRVTAMQASPIRKLVPYALEAKSRGIKVYHLNIGQPDIKTPKGFFDAVKDFDSNVLEYAVSNGIPELISALQDYYATYDMHYEKDELLVTNGGSEALLFTMMATCDPGDNLLVPEPFYTNYNGFGQCVNVSVNPITTKAEDGFHLPSKEIICSKINSKTKGILLSNPGNPTGAVYTKDEINMISEVAIENNLWIIADEVYREFVYDGLDYTSFGNVKEVEDRVVIIDSVSKRYSACGARIGSIASKNKELIAEILKLCQGRLCVATLEQLGSVELYKTPASYFKEVNEEYKHRRDVLYNELMKVDGVVCEKPTGAFYIVAKLPVDNAEDFVIWMLKEFNKDGETVMVCPAEGFYATQGLGRDEVRLAYILNESDLHKAATILKEGLEQYVELNKNVQESTVEA comes from the coding sequence ATGAAATATTCAAAGAGAGTAACTGCTATGCAGGCTTCTCCAATAAGAAAGTTAGTTCCTTATGCTCTTGAAGCTAAATCTAGAGGAATTAAAGTTTATCATTTAAATATAGGTCAGCCAGATATTAAAACTCCTAAAGGATTCTTCGACGCAGTTAAAGACTTTGACAGTAATGTTTTAGAATATGCTGTATCCAATGGTATTCCAGAACTAATATCAGCACTTCAAGATTATTATGCTACATATGATATGCATTACGAGAAAGATGAACTTCTTGTAACTAATGGTGGTAGCGAAGCTCTATTGTTTACTATGATGGCAACTTGTGATCCTGGTGACAACTTACTAGTTCCTGAACCATTCTATACTAACTACAATGGTTTCGGTCAATGTGTAAATGTAAGTGTAAATCCAATAACAACTAAGGCAGAAGATGGATTTCATTTACCATCTAAAGAAATAATTTGTTCTAAAATCAACTCTAAGACAAAAGGGATCTTATTATCTAACCCAGGTAACCCAACAGGTGCAGTTTATACAAAGGACGAAATAAATATGATATCTGAAGTAGCTATAGAAAATAATCTATGGATAATAGCAGATGAAGTTTATAGAGAGTTTGTATATGATGGATTAGATTATACAAGTTTTGGTAATGTTAAAGAGGTTGAAGATAGAGTAGTTATAATAGATAGTGTATCTAAAAGATATAGTGCATGTGGAGCTAGAATAGGTTCAATTGCATCAAAAAATAAAGAACTTATAGCAGAAATTCTTAAATTATGTCAAGGAAGACTTTGTGTTGCAACATTAGAACAATTAGGTTCTGTTGAATTATACAAAACTCCTGCATCTTATTTTAAAGAAGTTAATGAAGAATATAAACATAGAAGAGATGTTTTATATAATGAATTAATGAAAGTTGATGGAGTTGTTTGTGAAAAGCCAACTGGTGCATTTTATATAGTTGCTAAATTACCTGTAGATAATGCAGAAGATTTTGTAATTTGGATGCTAAAAGAATTCAATAAAGATGGTGAAACAGTTATGGTCTGTCCTGCTGAAGGTTTCTATGCTACACAAGGTCTTGGACGTGATGAAGTTAGGCTTGCTTATATCCTAAATGAATCAGACTTACATAAAGCAGCTACAATATTAAAGGAAGGTCTTGAACAATATGTTGAACTAAATAAAAATGTTCAAGAGTCTACAGTTGAAGCTTAA
- a CDS encoding MarR family winged helix-turn-helix transcriptional regulator gives MKCIVSDTIGFLSKTFPKIYSSLYLEYLKQYAATYDVNKTQLRALMFIRNYGAISMTDLCAKLNIEKGSLTSMVDDLTKKGYVIRTKDLSDRRKYLISITEKGTILASDFMDKLSDRLEEKLFKLNEDDQKRYMEAISTLQYILNKDEFN, from the coding sequence ATGAAGTGTATAGTGTCTGATACGATAGGATTTTTATCTAAGACATTTCCGAAAATATATTCAAGTCTATATCTAGAATATTTAAAGCAATATGCAGCTACTTATGATGTTAATAAAACTCAATTAAGAGCATTAATGTTTATAAGAAATTATGGTGCGATAAGTATGACTGATTTATGTGCGAAGTTAAACATAGAAAAGGGTAGTTTAACAAGCATGGTGGATGATCTTACTAAAAAGGGATACGTTATTAGAACAAAAGATTTATCGGATAGAAGAAAGTACTTAATAAGTATAACTGAAAAAGGAACAATCCTTGCCTCTGACTTTATGGATAAACTTAGCGATAGATTAGAGGAAAAGCTTTTTAAATTAAATGAAGATGACCAAAAAAGGTACATGGAAGCAATAAGTACATTACAGTATATATTAAATAAAGACGAATTTAATTAA
- the yjeM gene encoding glutamate/gamma-aminobutyrate family transporter YjeM, producing MAGNTNTAKKLTLVPLILMIFTSVFGFANMPRGFYLMGYAAIPWYILSALIFFIPYAFMMAEYGAAYRHETGGMYSWMEKSVGGKFAFVGTFMWYASYIIWMVNVASSIWIPLSNFIFGEDRTATWSLLGLGSTQTLGILGALWILLVTFVASKGVEKITKITSVGGTAILALNFVLLIGGIFVLISNGGQFAEPIVDVAKSFTKSPNPSYQTSLTVLSFLVFAIFAFGGLEVLGGLVDQTENAETTFPKGLTIAAIVISVGYAVGIFACGMFTNWNQVLSSENVHMGNVAYVVIQNLGYQIGQSLNLSQAVSITMGAWFARFVGLSMFLALTGAFFTLAYSPLKTLIQGSPKEVWPGKLGEIKHGMPLFAMKVQAIIVIAMILAISFGGGAAAEFFSILVLMTNVAMTLPYMFLSSAFPLFKKKQLEGKVDKPFMVYKSYGAALTAAIVVTVFVGFANVFTIIEPAMEGSIFKTVMMILGPLVFGVIAFILYTIYENKYNKNKR from the coding sequence ATGGCAGGAAACACAAATACAGCCAAAAAATTAACACTAGTACCATTAATACTGATGATATTCACTTCAGTATTTGGATTTGCTAATATGCCAAGAGGATTTTATTTAATGGGATATGCAGCAATTCCTTGGTATATATTAAGTGCACTTATATTTTTTATTCCATATGCATTTATGATGGCTGAATATGGAGCAGCATATAGACATGAAACAGGTGGTATGTATTCATGGATGGAAAAATCTGTTGGAGGTAAATTTGCCTTTGTAGGAACTTTCATGTGGTATGCATCTTATATAATATGGATGGTAAATGTTGCGTCATCTATATGGATACCTCTTTCTAACTTTATATTTGGAGAAGATCGAACAGCAACATGGTCCTTATTAGGGCTAGGATCAACTCAAACATTAGGAATATTAGGAGCTTTATGGATATTATTGGTTACATTTGTAGCTAGTAAAGGTGTAGAAAAAATAACTAAAATAACATCAGTTGGTGGTACAGCAATATTAGCACTAAATTTTGTATTACTTATAGGTGGTATATTCGTACTTATATCAAATGGAGGACAATTTGCTGAACCAATTGTAGATGTTGCTAAATCATTCACTAAATCACCTAATCCATCATATCAGACATCATTAACAGTACTTTCATTCCTAGTATTTGCTATATTTGCGTTTGGTGGATTGGAAGTTTTAGGAGGTTTAGTTGACCAAACTGAAAATGCAGAAACAACATTCCCAAAAGGTCTTACTATAGCAGCTATAGTAATATCAGTCGGATATGCAGTAGGTATATTTGCATGTGGTATGTTTACAAATTGGAATCAAGTATTATCTTCAGAGAATGTACACATGGGTAATGTTGCTTATGTTGTTATACAGAATTTAGGATATCAAATAGGGCAATCTTTAAATTTATCTCAAGCTGTATCTATAACAATGGGCGCTTGGTTTGCTAGATTTGTTGGATTATCAATGTTCCTAGCTTTAACTGGAGCATTCTTCACATTAGCATACTCTCCATTGAAAACATTAATACAAGGTTCTCCTAAAGAAGTTTGGCCAGGCAAGCTTGGTGAGATAAAACATGGAATGCCACTATTTGCAATGAAAGTGCAAGCAATAATAGTTATTGCTATGATACTTGCGATTTCATTTGGTGGAGGAGCTGCAGCAGAATTTTTTAGCATATTAGTACTTATGACTAATGTTGCAATGACTTTACCATACATGTTTTTATCTTCTGCATTCCCTTTATTTAAGAAAAAACAGCTAGAAGGAAAAGTAGATAAACCATTTATGGTATACAAATCATATGGAGCAGCTTTAACGGCAGCTATAGTTGTTACAGTATTTGTAGGATTTGCAAATGTATTTACAATAATAGAACCAGCTATGGAGGGATCAATTTTTAAAACCGTGATGATGATATTAGGCCCTTTAGTATTTGGTGTAATTGCATTTATATTATATACAATATATGAAAATAAATATAATAAAAATAAAAGATAA
- the purB gene encoding adenylosuccinate lyase — protein sequence MDNKYTTYTNPLTDRYCSKDMSYIFSPQFKFSTWRKLWVALAEGEKELGINISDEQIEELRANIENINFDEARKIEKEVRHDVMSHVKAYGLQCDKAKGIIHLGATSAYVGDNTDVIQMNEALKLIRIKLVNLINNLKEFALKYKDMPTLGFTHFQAAQLTTVGKRATLWAQDLILDLEDINYRIDTMKLRGVKGTTGTQASFLSLFEGNHEKVKELDKLVCAKMGYKSSYAVSGQTYTRKLDAQVISVLSGIAQSMHKMTNDIRLLQSLKEIEEPFEKNQIGSSAMAYKRNPMRSERISSLSKYIISESLSPALVQATQWLERSLDDSANKRLSIPQAFMAADAIIEIGLNVTDGLVVYENMINKHINEELPFMATETILMEAVKRGGDRQDLHEIIREYSMKAAYRVKHEGKDNNLIELIINDDSFKMSKEEILSIMDPKNFVGRAPEQVVEFVEETLEPAISEFKEHIGLKIDLHV from the coding sequence ATGGATAACAAATATACTACATACACAAATCCTTTAACGGATAGATATTGCAGCAAAGATATGAGTTATATATTCTCTCCTCAATTTAAATTCTCAACATGGAGAAAATTATGGGTAGCTTTAGCTGAAGGTGAAAAAGAATTAGGTATAAATATAAGTGATGAACAAATAGAAGAATTAAGAGCTAATATAGAAAATATAAACTTCGATGAAGCTAGAAAAATAGAAAAAGAAGTAAGACATGATGTAATGAGTCATGTAAAAGCTTATGGTCTACAATGTGATAAAGCAAAGGGAATAATACATTTAGGTGCAACATCAGCTTATGTTGGTGACAACACAGATGTAATACAAATGAATGAAGCGTTAAAACTTATAAGAATAAAATTAGTTAATTTAATAAATAATTTAAAAGAGTTTGCGTTAAAGTATAAAGACATGCCTACACTTGGATTTACACATTTCCAAGCTGCTCAGCTCACTACAGTAGGAAAAAGAGCAACTTTATGGGCTCAAGACCTAATACTTGACTTAGAAGATATAAATTATAGAATAGATACTATGAAGTTAAGGGGTGTTAAAGGTACGACTGGAACTCAAGCTAGTTTCTTAAGCTTATTTGAAGGAAATCATGAAAAAGTAAAAGAATTAGATAAGTTAGTTTGTGCAAAAATGGGATATAAATCTTCTTATGCAGTAAGTGGACAAACATATACTAGAAAATTAGATGCTCAAGTAATAAGTGTATTATCAGGAATAGCACAAAGTATGCATAAAATGACTAATGATATAAGACTTTTACAAAGTTTAAAAGAAATAGAAGAGCCATTTGAAAAAAATCAAATAGGTTCATCAGCTATGGCTTATAAAAGAAATCCAATGAGAAGTGAAAGAATATCTTCATTATCAAAATATATAATATCTGAATCATTAAGTCCAGCGTTAGTTCAAGCTACTCAATGGTTAGAAAGAAGCTTAGATGACTCTGCTAATAAGAGATTGTCTATACCTCAGGCGTTTATGGCAGCTGATGCTATAATAGAAATAGGATTAAATGTAACTGATGGATTAGTTGTATATGAAAATATGATAAATAAACATATAAATGAAGAACTTCCTTTCATGGCTACAGAAACTATACTTATGGAAGCTGTAAAAAGAGGTGGAGATAGACAAGATTTACATGAGATAATAAGAGAATACTCTATGAAAGCAGCTTATAGAGTTAAGCATGAAGGAAAAGATAATAATCTAATAGAACTTATAATAAATGATGACTCATTTAAAATGAGTAAAGAAGAAATATTATCTATAATGGATCCTAAAAACTTCGTAGGTAGAGCTCCTGAACAAGTTGTAGAATTTGTTGAAGAAACTTTAGAGCCAGCTATAAGTGAGTTTAAAGAACATATAGGATTAAAAATAGATTTACATGTATAA
- a CDS encoding tyrosine-type recombinase/integrase has translation MNKIIGLDEYEYEVFKDFSKKLNPATKHDYLSKVIAFKEFIDDKDLLYADKEDCTKFMEHIKDNYAKSTSEKIYSYLHSFYNYLKKEEYIEINPFRYVEKPEVTRIKTKDDVLSIQEINQLIESLYKLNIRDRSIIVFLVTTGCLLNELVNLKWKDLMVDDKNNYYCKLGKNRKERIVKLHPYCFKLLEDYRNYSGLPEIIIPTEDFVFTTQKSNSITDRNVRLIVKKALDIAGLSQYSAKDFRHSFAAISLRLGADETDIKKQLGWSDKYYAIRYKYVLNFVDSESIDYMINKDNISINKK, from the coding sequence ATGAATAAAATAATAGGATTAGATGAATATGAATATGAAGTTTTTAAGGATTTTTCAAAAAAGCTTAATCCAGCAACAAAACATGACTATTTATCAAAAGTTATTGCGTTCAAAGAATTTATAGATGACAAAGATCTATTATATGCCGATAAAGAAGACTGTACTAAGTTTATGGAACATATAAAAGATAATTATGCAAAATCTACATCAGAAAAAATTTATAGTTATTTACATAGCTTTTATAATTATTTAAAAAAAGAAGAGTACATAGAAATTAATCCATTTAGATATGTAGAAAAACCAGAAGTAACAAGAATAAAGACTAAAGATGATGTACTTAGTATTCAAGAAATAAATCAACTTATAGAGTCTTTATATAAATTAAATATAAGAGATAGATCAATTATAGTTTTTTTAGTAACAACGGGATGTTTATTAAATGAACTTGTTAATTTGAAATGGAAAGACCTTATGGTAGATGACAAAAATAATTATTATTGTAAATTGGGTAAAAATAGAAAAGAAAGAATAGTAAAATTACATCCATATTGTTTTAAGTTATTAGAAGATTATAGAAATTACTCTGGATTGCCAGAAATTATAATACCTACAGAAGATTTTGTTTTTACTACTCAAAAAAGTAATTCAATAACTGATAGAAATGTAAGGCTTATAGTAAAAAAGGCGTTAGATATTGCTGGATTATCTCAATACTCAGCTAAAGACTTTAGGCATTCTTTTGCAGCTATTTCTTTAAGATTAGGTGCTGATGAAACTGATATAAAAAAGCAACTAGGGTGGAGTGATAAATACTATGCAATTAGATATAAATATGTTTTAAATTTTGTTGATAGCGAAAGTATAGATTATATGATTAATAAAGATAATATTAGTATAAATAAAAAGTAA
- a CDS encoding undecaprenyl-diphosphate phosphatase produces MIEIFKAIILGIVQGITEWLPVSSTGHMILVDEFLKLNLSAQFVSTFLVVIQFGSILAVLTIFFKKLNPFDGSKTGVQRIETIDLWMKVVVAVIPSAILGFLYDDAIEAAFFNPTTVAIALIVYGIIMIAIENRNKRPKINDFSQVTYKLAIGIGLFQCLALIPGTSRSGSTIIGALLLGASRYVAAEFSFFLAIPTMLGASGLKLYKSGFAFTGQEWAVLATGSVVAFIVSVFVIKFLMDYIKKHDFKVFGYYRIILGIIVLSYFYLLK; encoded by the coding sequence TTGATCGAAATTTTTAAAGCCATTATTCTAGGTATCGTTCAAGGTATAACTGAATGGTTACCTGTAAGTAGTACTGGCCATATGATATTAGTTGATGAATTTTTAAAACTAAACTTAAGTGCTCAGTTTGTTAGTACTTTCTTAGTTGTAATTCAGTTTGGTTCTATACTTGCTGTTCTTACAATATTCTTTAAAAAATTAAATCCATTTGATGGATCTAAAACTGGAGTTCAGAGAATAGAAACTATAGATTTATGGATGAAAGTTGTAGTTGCTGTAATACCATCTGCTATACTTGGTTTCTTATATGATGATGCTATTGAAGCAGCATTCTTTAATCCTACTACTGTAGCCATCGCTCTTATTGTTTACGGTATAATAATGATAGCTATAGAAAACAGAAATAAAAGACCTAAAATTAATGATTTTTCTCAAGTTACATATAAATTAGCTATAGGAATAGGTTTATTCCAGTGTTTAGCATTAATTCCTGGTACTTCTAGATCTGGTTCAACTATAATAGGCGCATTATTACTTGGAGCATCTCGATATGTAGCTGCAGAGTTTTCATTCTTTTTAGCTATACCAACTATGCTTGGAGCTAGCGGACTAAAACTTTACAAGTCAGGCTTTGCATTTACTGGTCAAGAATGGGCTGTCTTAGCTACTGGCTCAGTTGTTGCTTTTATAGTTTCAGTATTCGTTATAAAATTCTTAATGGATTACATTAAGAAACATGACTTTAAAGTATTTGGGTATTATAGAATAATATTAGGTATAATAGTTTTATCTTACTTTTACCTTTTAAAATAA
- a CDS encoding DEAD/DEAH box helicase family protein gives MNQYIKINSELDALKIKEIEKIFCSEIENEVNLIPKVTPFKGINTDLVYIKNNKLLFVKFMDTTEDLFFILDEELLEVMNEENDLLKLKMKQLDKNINYNYIFVMPYVEIDNCYEFENFVNNHIVDKNKLKKIIEDKELINDYLNEANNEIDLNLFLLDICPEYYLLNDKSHFNKNFKKISFYNDEYKYSATMLDSNQIVDSISVKYGNTLFKGGSGTGKTTLMLSRAIKLARVYPHHKFLILTDSKQICNELKEKVALLYKNNANLEIYTYSSFIFKLAKKYNLIIDYGMLKKDYDKAFNNIVRQAKNIIKNKHMFKGIFIDEVESFKKEDIEFIKEFLYKTKYIFNVFSCESLNINSDLNIFKNNLENIEFDDIVYLDKNYKQSKGLVKFTNNFAKNANSYVNSLRKNKINNEFYTTKPLREESTDVNIIKVSDLEEQISSIIWEIEYLVNKKGLTYSEIGIIYPYNKKRLKSGKTIYFQYMLKKALEDAEIPFIYAEENLTNISKKIGITLSNIYTIKNLEYKALIFCELEMLYNHTINDKEQDYQINDFVGDLNKVYLAITRACDYLSIITTFNEKSSDIIRLLIESK, from the coding sequence GTGAATCAATATATAAAGATTAACTCAGAATTAGATGCCTTAAAGATAAAAGAAATTGAAAAAATCTTTTGTAGTGAAATAGAAAATGAAGTTAATTTAATACCAAAAGTTACTCCTTTTAAAGGGATAAATACAGATTTAGTATATATAAAGAATAATAAATTACTATTTGTAAAGTTTATGGATACCACAGAAGATTTATTCTTTATACTAGATGAGGAATTATTAGAAGTAATGAATGAGGAAAATGATTTACTAAAGCTTAAGATGAAACAATTAGATAAAAATATAAATTATAATTATATATTTGTGATGCCTTATGTTGAAATAGATAATTGTTATGAATTTGAAAATTTTGTAAATAATCATATTGTAGATAAAAATAAATTAAAAAAAATTATTGAAGATAAAGAACTAATAAATGATTATTTAAATGAAGCTAATAATGAAATTGATTTAAACTTATTTTTATTAGATATATGTCCGGAATATTATTTATTAAATGATAAATCGCATTTTAATAAAAATTTTAAAAAAATTTCTTTTTATAACGATGAATATAAGTATAGTGCTACTATGTTAGATAGCAATCAAATAGTAGATAGCATTTCTGTAAAATATGGAAATACTTTGTTTAAGGGTGGTTCAGGAACAGGAAAAACAACATTGATGCTTTCTCGAGCTATTAAACTTGCAAGGGTATATCCCCATCATAAATTTTTAATATTAACAGACTCTAAACAAATATGTAATGAATTGAAAGAAAAGGTAGCATTACTTTATAAAAATAATGCCAATTTAGAAATATATACTTATAGTTCATTTATATTTAAATTAGCTAAAAAATATAATCTTATAATTGATTATGGTATGCTTAAAAAGGATTATGATAAAGCATTTAATAATATAGTTAGGCAAGCCAAAAATATAATAAAGAATAAGCATATGTTTAAAGGAATATTTATCGATGAAGTAGAAAGCTTTAAAAAGGAAGACATTGAATTTATAAAGGAATTTTTATACAAAACAAAATATATTTTCAATGTTTTTTCTTGTGAATCTCTAAATATTAATAGCGATTTAAATATATTTAAAAATAATCTAGAAAATATAGAATTTGATGATATTGTGTATTTAGATAAAAATTATAAGCAAAGTAAAGGGCTTGTTAAATTTACTAATAATTTTGCAAAAAATGCCAACTCATATGTAAATTCATTAAGAAAAAATAAAATAAACAATGAATTTTATACTACAAAACCTTTAAGAGAAGAGAGTACAGATGTTAATATTATTAAAGTAAGTGATTTAGAAGAACAAATTAGTTCTATTATTTGGGAAATAGAATACCTAGTAAATAAAAAGGGATTAACTTATTCTGAAATAGGAATAATTTATCCTTATAACAAAAAACGTTTAAAAAGTGGAAAGACAATATATTTCCAATATATGTTGAAAAAAGCGTTAGAAGATGCAGAAATACCTTTTATATATGCAGAAGAAAACTTAACTAATATAAGCAAAAAAATAGGAATTACATTATCAAATATATATACTATAAAAAATCTTGAATATAAAGCTTTAATATTCTGTGAGTTAGAAATGTTATATAATCATACTATCAATGATAAAGAACAAGATTATCAAATAAATGATTTTGTAGGCGATTTAAATAAAGTTTATTTGGCAATAACTAGAGCATGTGATTATCTAAGTATTATCACCACGTTCAATGAAAAATCTAGTGATATAATAAGATTGCTTATAGAATCTAAGTAA